CCATAGGTTGGGGCTTACTTATATCTTTTACCTCTTTTTTCTTCTTTCGAGTTTTATTCCTTTCATTTTTTTTAGTCAATGTGGAAGTACTGGCGAGCAATCGTTCTTTTTTACGCTCATCGGAAGCTTTGTTGATAATAGAGAAAAACGGAGTAATAAATTTCGCAACCTGGTATTTGTCGTCGGGAAACAATTCTATCCCTACAACTTGATACTGGTCTCCAGATCCTATATTTTTTGCTAGTTCAATGTTCTCAGCCTTTCCATTGTTGTCAAATGAGCCAAGTTCTTGAACCACCATCTCATTACGTACTAAAAAAAAGCGTATGGATTTTTCAGCACCTATATTATCCGTATCCCATTCTAAATGGACTGTCTCTGGGATGGCCCATTTCGTAGTTTGGTCTGGATAACCAATAGTGATGCCAGATTTACCCGATTGTGAATAACACAAGGTTAAGCTGAAAAAAGAAACAAAGGCAAGTATTAAATAGCGTATTAAAAACATATATGGATAAAGATAAATGCCACCGAGCAACTATCCTAATGGCTACATAATTTCACTATAAATTGTTTGGTATGGCACTAACGTATTTTGCCTGTAAATGTTGGAGACAAGTATATATTTTTTAGTTTTATAGACAAGGCGCTTTATAAATGAAATATTTCATCCAAATTACTGGAACACTGATCTTTATATATTCCCTCTTTTCTTGTGGAGAAGGTTCAAAGACGGCAATAGAAACTAATCAAGATGTCATAAAGGATTCATTGTTGACCTATAAGGAGTATAGTCCTAAGGATGGGGATTTGATTATTTCCAGAAAAGAATACAAAGAAAAACTTTATGGTTTTTGGTTGGCCCAATGCATTGCCAATTGGACGGGCCTGGTTACGGAAATGGATAAAATAGGGATTCCCACAAAAGAAGGTAAAGGAGCAGGTTTCTACACGCGCGAGGATTGGGGAAAACCCGATGAACCTAATTTATGGGGTTCCAACAATTACTCTAAAACCATTGATTTTTTATTTGCCGATAAGGATAGTATATGGGGGGCGGACGACGATACGGACATTGAATATATTTATCAAAACCTTTTGTATGAAAACGAGACAAGCATCTTAAATGGAGACCAAATAAAGGAAGGTTGGCTGAAGCATATTAGATTGGAAGAGGAGAATTTTTTATGGGTATCGAACCAGACTGCCTTGGATTTAATGCAGGATGGGATGATTCCGCCAGCTACTAGTTTGCCAAAGAACAATCCGCATTATGAAATGATTGATGCTCAGTTAACGACTGAGATTTTTGGATTTTTTGCTCCTACTAGACCAGATTTGGCTTTAAGGATGGCGCATTTGCCCATACAAACTGTAGCTCGCGAAAATGCGGAATGGATTTCTGAATTCAATGTGATTATGTACGCTTTGGCTCCATTGGCGGATACGGATAAGCCAATAAAGGATAATATACTGTGGATGGCATCTTTAGCGCGAAAAAGGCTTCCGGAAACTTCTTATGCAGCTAAAATGTTCGATTTTGTTAAGATGAAATACAATTCTGGTGCAACTTGGGAGGAAGCTCGCGATGCGCTTCACGTTAAATATCAAATTCGCCAAGAAGATGGTTATGAATGGGCGACTAAGGATGAAGTGTGTAATGGCTGTTTTGCCGCTGGTATTAATTTTGGGGCTAGTATAGTAAGCTTGTTTTACGGGGAAGGAGATTTAAAGGAAACGATAAAAATCGGAACTTTGTGTGGATGGGATTCGGATAATCCAACGGCTACTTGGGGCGGATTATTAGGCTTTATGATCGGGAAAAAAGGTGTAGAAAAGGCTTTTTATAGAGATTTTGCAAATAAATTTAATATACACAGAACACGAAAGGGCTTTCCAAACAATGGGATAGATACTTTTGATAATATGGCAAAACAAGGGATTTATGTCATAGATAGGGTAGTTCAAGATGAAATGGGCGGTGGTATAGATTTCCAGAAGAATATTTGGTATGTTCCTCAAAAGCCATTGAACATAGTTTCTGGAAGTTAACTCCCCCTATCGTACAGAAAAAATCCAACCGTATAATTTTGGTCTTCATTAGAGAGTAGCTTTAAAAGTATAAAATTGCCTATTTCATCTATTTTTTATCCCATTTCATCCATTTTTTTGATTCAAACCTATATGTAGTACGGCTTTTGTACTCTTGGATATATGTATAACGATTAAATGATGAGATTATGAAAACAGCACTACTTATTAAAGAGATTTATCTGGAAGGTTTTAGAAACCTTGGAAATTATATTCTAAAGAATTATTTGAAAGTTTTTGCCTGGTTCTGTTTTGGACTGATTGCCATAGGGCTATATGCCTTGCTTTTTAGAATGTATACCGGTTTTGCTTTTGATTAGCATAATCTAATTAAGAAAAGCCCTTGACTATAGGTTAAGGGCTTTTTTGTTGGAAGGATTTTGTCGGATTCTTTTTGCTATTTTAGTGAGCTTTGATGCTTTTAGATGAAAACGACCACCATTATACTCATTTCCATAGCGCTTTACATGTTGTTGTTAATTATGCTAGGGTTATATGCCAATAAAAGAAAGACTTCTCACTCACTTAAAGACTTTTATTTGGCTGGTGGAAATCTAGGTCCGTTTTGAAATGAATCTGATTTTGGGACTACCACTATGGTTGGTCAGTTGCATTTTGGTTGTTTTTCTAATAGCGTGTTTTACCATATTTATTATTAATAGATATTGGAAATAATCCAAATATTAGGAAATAATCCATAAATTAGCTGTCCTTATTTTAATAGGATAGCAATGCAAAAGACCGTACTACATCTTGATCTCGATACTTTTTTCGTATCTGTAGAGCGTCGACTCGATAGTCGCTTAGAAAACAAGCCCATACTTGTTGGCGGACTTAGTGACCGCGGGGTCGTGGCAGCCTGCAGCTATGAGACCCGTGGGTATGGTATCCACTCAGGTATGCCTATGAAAATGGCAAAGGAATTATGTCCCGAAGCTATTCTCATTAAAGGCAACGCGGGTACTTATAGCTATCATTCCGATTTGGTTACAGAGATTATAAAAGAGCACGTGCCACTTTTTGAAAAATCAAGTATCGATGAATTCTATGCAGATTTAACCGGTATGGATCGCTTTTTTGGTTCCTACAAATATGCTTCTGAAATACGACAAAAAATCATAAAAGAGACCGGGCTCCCTATTTCCTTTGGTCTTTCTATAAACAAAGTGGTTTCGAAAGTGGCTACAGGCCAGGCTAAACCTAATAACCAATTAAAAATCGACTACGGACTTGAAAAAACTTTTTTGGCTCCACTTTCCATCAAAAAAATACCCATGGTGGGCGATAAGACCTATCAGATTCTTCGGAATTTAGGTCTTAGGAAAGTACGGACCGTTCAAGAAATGCCTATGGACGTTATGCAACGCGTACTCGGCAAAAACGGAAAAGTAATCTGGAAACGCGCCAATGGAATCGATCATACACCTGTGCTTCCATTTTGTGAACGAAAATCCATTTCTACCGAACGTACTTTTGATAAGGATACCATTGATGTAGTAAAGCTGCGTGGTATTTTAATCGCCATGACCGAGAATTTGGCCTATCAATTACGACGGGGCGAAAAATTAACGGCCTGTATCACCGTGAAAATTAGATATTCCGATTTTAACACCTATTCCAAGCAATTGCGTATTCCCTATACCAGTGCCGATCATATTTTGATTCCAAAGATTTTAGATTTATTCAGAATATTGTACAACCGCAGATTATTGGTTCGGTTGATAGGAATTCGATTCAGTCATTTGGTCAGTGGAAATTATCAAATCAACCTATTCGAAGATACTGAGGAGGCTTTGAGTCTTTATCAGGCTATGGACCATATTCGAAACCGTTATGGGGATAAAAGTGTGGTGCGCGCCTCAGCCATGGGCAAGAATACGATAGGTAGAATGCACAACCCGTTCAACGGTCAGCCGCCCATAGTGCTGGCGCATAGAAAACAGTAAAAAATGGGTTGGCCGTCGTCAGTTGACAGTTCATGGTTCTAATGTTCGACCGACAACCAACAACAAGAAATCATTAACCGTTTGTATTTAAACTGCCATACATATTACAGTCTTCGCTTCGGAACCTTTTCTGAAGAAGAACTCTTGCAGTTAGCCCAAAAGAACCATGTAACACAATTGGTGCTAACTGATATCAATAATACATCGGCAGGACTAAATTTTGTAAGATTGGCTCCTGAATATAACGTAAAGCCTATTTTAGGTATCGATTTTCGAAACGGTGTAGATCAGTGTTACATTGGTATTGCAAAGAACAACGACGGCTATTTGGAGTTGAATAATTTTCTTTCGGAACATCTTCACGAGGAAAAGGAATTTCCTTCTACCGCTCCACATTTTACCAACACCTATACCATATATCCCTTTGAAAAAATACTGGAGAACGATCAATACAGGTTTGCAGCGCATGAATTTGTTGGGATATCCATCGCTAATCTTCGGAAACTTCCCTTTTCAAAAGTATTGAAATTGAAAGAAAAGCTGGTCGTGCAGCAACCGGTCACCTTTAGGAACAAAACTGATTTTAATGCCCATAGGTTATTACGTGCCATTGACAATAATATACTGTTAAGTAAATTAGAGAGGACCGAAGAGGCCAATGAAGACGAAAAAATGATTCCTGTTGAGAATCTGGTCGCCGCTTTTTCAGAATACCCGTTTATTCTAGAAAATACGGAGCAGTTGTTGAACTCCTGTTCCATTAATTTTGACTTTTCAAAAAATAGGGAACCACAAAACCTAAAAACATATTTAGGGAGCCGGGAAGAGGATGAGGTGCTACTGGAAAAATTATGTCAGGAGGGATTGTCCTATCGTTATCCAGATGGGGGCGAACACATAGAAGAAAGGCTATATAAAGAATTGGGATTGATAAAGGAACAAGGTTTCGTCTCTTACTTTTTAATCAATTGGGATATTGTTTCCGAGGCTAGCAGAAGAGGTTTTTTTTATGTAGGTAGGGGTAGTGGTGCCAATAGTATTGTGGCCTATTTACTTCGTATTACTGATGTGGACCCCATAGATTTGGACCTTTATTTTGAGCGCTTTATGAATTTATATCGTGCTAATCCACCGGATTTTGATATTGATTTTTCACATCGGGACAGGCCTGCCATGACCCAATATATTTTTAAACGCTTTGAGCATGTTGCCCTTCTGGGAAGCTATGTAACGTTTAAAGACCGAGGTGTAATTCGTGAATTGGGCAAAGTATTTGGGCTTCCCAAAAGTGAAATTGATTTACTTTCCGAGGGTAGGTATGATAGGTTAACACTGGATGGAATTTCTAGATTGGTAGTCAAATATGGCCAGTTAATTAAAGGAATGCCCAATTATCTGAGTATACACGCCGGAGGCATTTTAATCTGCGATAAACCCTTACATTGGTTTTCGGCTACGAGCCTACCTCCTAAAGGCTTTCCCACTACACAATATGATATGGTCATCGCAGAAGATGTGGGGCTTTATAAGTTTGATATTCTAGGACAGCGGGGGTTGTCAAAAATTAAGGAATCGTTGGAAATCATCGCTTATAACCGAACCGATGAGACCGATAGTTTTGATATTCATGATATTAAAAAATTTATTAAGGATCCAGTGATTAACAACCTCATTAAAACGGCACAGTGCATGGGTTGTTTTTATGTAGAATCGCCTGCCATGCGGATGCTGCTTAAAAAGTTGGAAGTCGATAATTACTTGGGTTTAGTGGCGGCAAGTTCCATCATTCGTCCCGGAGTAGCAAAAAGTGGCATGATGCGGGAATATATTCTTCGTCATCGTAATCCAGGTAGAACCGAAGAAAAGGCCCATCCCGTAATGTTGAAAATCATGCCCGAGACCTACGGCGTAATGGTATATCAGGAAGATGTTATAAAGGTGGCCAATATTTTCGCCGGACTTGATTTGGGCGAGGCCGATGTCTTACGCCGTGGTATGAGCGGAAAATTTCGTTCGCGTGAAGAATTTCAAAAAGTAAAAGAAAAGTTCATTGCTAATTGCCGAAAAAGGGGAGAGGATGACAAAATTATTTTTGAAGTGTGGGAGCAGATTGCAAGCTTTGCCGGTTACGCTTTTGCAAAAGGGCATTCGGCCAGCTACGCGGTGGAAAGCTATCAAACACTTTTTTTACGCGCCTATTATCCGTTGGAGTATATGGTGGCCGTACTCAATAACGGAGGGGGATTCTACAGTTCCGAGTTTTATGTACACGAAGCCAGAATGTTGGGTGCAACTATTCAGTCACCCTGTATTAATAGAAGTTCAAACAAAAATGTAATCTATGGAACGGCTATTTTTCTTGGATTTGGATATCTCCGTGAATTGGAAGACCGTGTAGCGGAACGTATTTTAAAAGAGCGGTCACAGAACGGAAATTTCATATCCTTAGAAGACTTTTTAGACCGTGTTCTTATAACCGTAGATCAAATAAGTATCTTGATTAGAATCGATGCCTTTAGGTTTACGGGAGTCAATAAACATGAATTGCTTTGGAAGGCACATCTTTTCCTCAATAAAAATATAAAAATAGACCACCCAAAACTGTTCAAGGCCGAACACCAAGATTTTAAGATTCCGCAATTGCATACCTCGGATCTAGAAATGGCCTTTACACAGTTGGAGCTCTTGGGTTTTTGCTTGTGCAGCCCTTTTGAATTGTTGGAGGAGCCGCCAAAAAATACGAACGGGAGTAAAGATTTGGAGCGTTACTTGAACCATCGTATCGATATTTACGGGTACTTGGTTACCGTGAAAAATACCAGAACCCATAATGGGAAAAACATGCATTTTGCAACAATGATAGACCAGCAGGGAAAAGTTTTTGACACGGTACTTTTTCCACCGGTCGCCGCCAAATACAGTTTTAGAGGTAGGGGTATTTACAGATTTTACGGAAAGGTCGTTAGTGAATTCGGTTTTTTAAGTATCGAGGTCATTAAAATGCGGAAACAGGATTATATTCAAGATCCCAGATATTCGGATATGAAGACCAGTACTAAGGTGTTCAACAAAATTAAGTGAAATCAAACAAAGCAAAAGTTTCTAGCACTTAGAAATAATTAAGTACATGGCCCAAAATCCAATAGAGCAGGATAAATACGAAGATACTGCCTATACATCCGCATTTGCCACCACCTATTTTTCTGGCCCCGTACCAGGCACCGAGAATTTGAATCAGTTTTTTCATGATATGAAATATAAGATTTTATGGTGCGAATATCTAACCGAAGCTTAGCAAATATTGATTGAATTTATCACTTATGCCAAGTACACAATCCTTGCTCTGAATAGAACATACAGCAATATTGACTTAAAAACCGACAACGGTCCCCGTCCAAGAAGCCGATGTCATTTTTGTAATCAATAAAAGAACAACAGCAACGAATAAACAGCAAGTAATAGCAAGCACTTTCTCATAGTTTAGTTTTTTATACATGGTTTAAATATTTGAAAAAACAAATCCAGTGGATACCCTATATACAAAGGCATATAATACCACCGCGTACATAGCGAGTGCGAACCACAAAAAGGCTTTAAAATAATTCTTGACGATATAATTGCCTAAATCTTTGAATCCTTGAACATAAATTTCCTTTATCAGTATAACTGTTTTCATAAATAGGGGTTTTTGTATTCTTGGCCAAGATTGCCATAACGCCCCAAATCTTTGGAATTATTCGAAAAACGTGTAGAAAATGTCGATAGCGGGTCGCTAAATGACGAGTTACCCATATTTTGGGTATTTCATCGAGCTTCGGCAATTTTTGGTAATTCGTTTAGTTGCTCGATTTTGGGTTCAAATGTAGTTTAAGGATACCCATAAGATGTGCCGATTATGTGATATGAGAATCAAAGGAAGAAAAGAAAATGATTTTATAATTGTCCCGATACTCAAAGACTTCGGGTTCTATAGGTAGCAATTATCGTCTTGGAGCATCCAGTTCCGCAATGCTGTTCTTTAGTTCTTGCAAAGGGTGATACATCATATCACTTACCTCGTTTTGAATTTCGGTCGAGTATTGAAAGTAAACTATCGCACCTACTACTATGACTAACAATAGTATTAAATCCGATAACGTTTTTGCGTCTATTTGCTTTGTGATGTTTTTCATAACTGGTTGGTTCTTAAGCGAAAGATAAATAAATTAGAATTAGTTAACAAATAATTAAGAAAAATGATTCGCTAAATCGGGAGTTTTAGAGCTTGTAAAATAACACTTGAATTCACAAAGGGACTTTTAGCTATTGACGAAGGTCTGGAAGGTCTCCAAACTCGTGTAGAATCACCTCATCAAAAACTTTATATTGCCGTATACAAAAAAAGCTCCCAAATTTCTTTGAGAGCTTTTGCGGTCTGGACGGGACTCTAACTTTTATCCAAAACTCCCCATATCAATGGCCTACCACAGGGACAATTTTGAGGCTCACCGTATTGCTCACTTTTTAACATGAATTTAACGTTGGGCTAATGTTTCTAACTGTTACTCTAGGATTTTTACGACTCATAAAAAGTTGGTTTCTTGAACTCTGGAAAAACTTGGTTTGAGTGCTTTTCAATGGTTAAAAAAAGTAATAGCCCGCAGATACCTGGAAAACAGCATTCTTGGCATCGATATTTTCTATGGCATCAGTAAGTCCTAAATTATAGCGCAGCTGTACAAAAAACTTTGAAAACTCAACACTTGCACCCAGTGCAGCACTGATGTCAAAACTGTCAAGATCGTCAAGGTCAGAGCTGCCATTAGCGGTTAGGCCAAACTGAGGGCCAGCCTCCAAGCTTAGGATTTTTGCAAACTTGAATTTGGCCAAGATTGGAATGTTCAAATAATCGATATCGGTATCTTCAATACCCTGGGCCGAATAAACAATTTCGGGCTGAATGGCAAAACCTCCGAGGCCAATTTGGGCCACTGCTCCTACATGATAGCCAGTACGGCCATCGAAGCTATCAAAAACAGCATCGCCATTGAGCGTTGCAAAGTTGACACCTCCCTTTAAACCAAATTTAAAATCCTGAGCTTGCGAAGGACATACAAAACCAATAACAATCACAATAAACATAAATAACTTCATCATCAGGGTTTTATAGTTAAAAGCATTTCAAATTTATAGCTAGAATTTACAAAAAGTTTTTAAATTCAAAATATCTAATTACTGGTGATCAGCATATTTTTGTCATAAAAAGATTCCCGATTCTGTTAAGGTTTAATGTTTTTATTCAAACCGATCATTTTTCTTGCCAATCAATCATTCAATGAATCTTAAGAATATGTTTACAAGTTTAATGGTGTTCTAGTTCTAGAATTGGCTCGATTTTTAGGCCTGTATAGATTATTGAATCACCAACTATAAATTTGTTGTCCTGATTCTGAGCTAAAATGTCCTATAAACTTAGTATCGTAACCTTTAATTTTGGTACATGTCAAAGAGTACCAACATACATCGCATTATAGTTTTTCTATGTCCTCCCAAAGTCCATCTATTGGATATAAGTGGTTCCGCCCACGTATTTTATGAAGCTATGGAAATGGGAGCTCCTATCGACATACTCTTTGCAGGTATCAATTCGGATACGGATGCCATAAGTAGCGCAGGCCTAAGCTTTTCAAAGTTGGTGCCGTTTACGGAAGTATCCCTCACCCCGAATGATTTTGTCATCATTCCGGGAAGCGAGGATATTTTTGAAATTATTGCTGAAAATAAGCATTTATTGGATTGGTTAAGCAACTTGAACCTCGAAGGAGTCAACCTATGCTCTATTTGTATAGGCTCATTTTGGTTGGCAGAGGCGGGTATATTGAACAACAGAAAGAGTACCACACATTGGAAATATTTTGATGAATTCACGGAAAAGTATCCACAAGTAACCTTGCAAAAAGACAAGCTGTTTGTTATCGAAGAAAATCTATATTCAAGTGCCGGTGTATCTTCCGGAATGGACCTTTCACTACATATATTGGAACAGTTATTCGGGTTTGACTTATCCTTAAAGGTATCCAAGGAAATTGTTTATTTTTTTCGCAGAGCAGGTGGAGATCCCCAACTAAGTACCTATCTCATGTACAGGAACCATATCGATACCCGGGTTCATGATGCACAGGATTTCATCATGAAAAACATCAATACTTTTTTTAACATTGATGATGTTGCAGATTTGGTTCACATGAGCAAAAGAAACCTTTCGAGACGGTTCAAAAACTCGACAGGATTAACTATAGGCGAATACATAGGGCTTATAAGGGTGGAAAGGGCCTCAAACCTCTTGGAAAAACGTATGAAGATGGAACAAATTACCGGAGAGTGTGGATTAAGGAGTACCAACCAATTGAGAACGCTGTTAAGAAAACACCATATCATTAATTAACAACATATTGTTGAGACTGATTGGTAATTGAATTATTAATCAATTTATGAAACGAAATTTTTTAACCTTACTCATCATAATATTACACTTTTCCTGTCAAAGCGGAAAGGGGGAATATGTTTGCAGACCTTGTGCATTGTCCTGCGATGAACTTGTTTTTGAAGAACCTGGGAAATGCCCCCATTGCAAAATGAACCTTCTAAAGAGGAGCGATGTGGTTTCAAAAGAGGAACCGGTTTTGAACGAAATAATCATTGGAAACGGTTCGGGTGAAATCTTGGTGGAAGGCGGATTTCAAAAAGAAAGAACCATAAAGGTCCATTATTACAGACCGGAGAATTTCACACCTGAAACTAAAGTAGTCTACGTAGTCCCCGGTGCCGGTAGAAACGGAGACGATTACAGGGACGCCTGGATCGCAAAAGCTGATGAATACAACCTACTTGTGCTATCACCTGAATATTCCGAAAAGAACTATCCTGGATTCTGGAGCTACAACTTGGCAGGAATGGTCACGGATATACAAATGAACAAGGAACGGACGGAGGCAATCAATTTTAAAACAAGTGAAAAACCCAAAGAATGGATCTATGACGATTTCGACCGAATCTTTAATTTGGTGAAAGATGTCCTTGACTTAAGCAATAACAGTTATGACATGTTCGGGCATTCTGCAGGAGGACAAGTACTGCATCGTCTAGCTATTTTTAAACCTTACAGCAAAGCCGATAGAATTTTGGCATCCAACTCCGGGTGGTATACCATTCCTGTGGATAACCAGGAATTTCCTTATGGTCTCAAAGGCAGTAGAATAACATCCAAAGACATAGATTTTAGCTCGAATCTTATTCTTTTTCTGGGTGAAAAGGATGATGCGAACGAGACCAGGGGAGATTTAAGACATTCCCCGGATATCGATATACAAGGGTTATATCGACTTCAAAGGGGAAAATATTTTTACAGCAGGGCAAAAGCGATAGCAACCGAACTAGAAACCGATTTCAATTGGAAGTTGGAAATAGTTCCCGGAGTTGGCCACGATTATCAGGCAATGGGCAACGCGGCAGCTGACTATTTGTATTCAAAGAAAAAGGACGAGAAACTAAATAGTGTTGGTTTTACGAATTTTAACACGAAATAGGAGTATTATAGTTTGGCCCGTTGTGTCAATAATTTCCATCCAAAATTACATTGTTTGTATTGTCATGTAATAATGGGACTTGTATCTGATTTTTACCAAGGATTGATTTATCAGTGCTAAAAACCTTCCATAATTAATACGATGATTCTATTTGAAAGTCGACTATTATCAAAAAAATAAAGAAATCATTTTCGTTAGAACATTTTTTAGAACCATTTGGTTCGCCTTGTTCAAAACCAACTTCTATTTTAACACAAGAAAGGAATGAGGATTACCTAGTAAAAAATCGTTTACTCACAACATTTCCTTTCCGGTCGTAAAATGTCCACCAGCCCACCTTGTTTTTCAAGTGAACATATTTACCTTCTCCTTTAACACTTCCATCTTCGTAGAATAGTTTTGCCGGACCTTCAGTTTTGTTATTTACATAGGTGCCTTGCGATTCTTTACTACCATCTGGATTGTAATTAATCCAAATACCATTTCCGATACCGTCTTTAAATTGCTGAACAGATTCTAATTCGCCATTATCATATCGAGCAAACAACCAACCAGTATAGGGCTCATTACTTGCATTTTCAAAATACTGTTGACCATAATGAGTTCCATACTTTACGCTGGCATCATTCATGGAAACCATTTCTGATTCGGGAGGTAATGTAATGTTATCATTTTGCGCATACCCTGCAAAATGAGCTAAGCATACTAAGAATACAATTTTTTTCATAAAGCTATTTTTTCTAAGTAAAATAAAAGTTTGCATATCTAGTAAAGTTTCAGATATCTTTTCATTTCCTTGTCTACTATTAAAATAAAAGAGGTCTCAGTCTCTTGAAATGTTACGTGAAACTTCGGATTTTTATGCGTTATCAACTGGCCTCAAATCTTTAGTGTTGACCATTAAAGATTACTTCTTTCACTTCGAAACATATGCCATAAATGTAACCTATTGAAATTTAACTCATTATGTTTATTTAAGGTATAGCTGAAATTCGGTATTGTCCAAATATTGGACGGTTGATGTGAAAATTATAGACATAAAAAATCGTTTAGCTAAAGCTTTTTAAACAGAAAATCATAATTATATCGCAATTGAATTAGGTCGATTCAGCAGTAAAAGTTTGAAATTATTGAAAAATAGTTCTCAAATGTTTATAGAAGAGTATGGCAAAACTACTTGTAAAATTGTAGGAAAAATGTCAAAATCAAGGGGGAGATAATTTGGACATATTTTTCTAGGAGAAGTCTTTTAAATAGTTCCTTTTATAAGACTATTAAATTCTTTGTGAAGACGAATTAATTTAGCACTTTATCATCGAAATTTAGTTTATGGATTTGAAAATTAAGTTTGAAAGTTTAATTATTGGTAGTATTCAACACCTTAAGGTTAGATAGGTTTCAATGGCACAAAATGATTGGCTCCAATAACAAAATGCATGTTATCCTTTGGATATAAACCAAAGAAATAGGCCTCAGAAACCCCATTATAGTAGTTTAATATTATCGTATGCGCATTGATTTCATACGTTCCTGCAAATGCGCTTTTTGTGAAAATAGGTTTCCATGCGGTATTACCACCTTTCACTGTTTTCCAAGCAAAGCGGCCTTGATTATCAAAATAAACGGTACTAGCATTGATTACTTTTGACCCTCCAAACGCATCAATGGTATTAAATTTACCTTGCAATCTAAAACCCTTCTTAGCTGACCTTAGTTGGTGCCATTTTTTCCAATTCACTACTTTTTTACTCTTGCTGCGAGTAACGAAAATGATACCATCTTTTTTTCGCCATCTGTCCCAACTATTTGGTTTTCTTTTTTTGATGTTACTATATCAAAAATCTCTAAGGGTTCAGTTGGGTTGGTATACACATCTCCATTTTCATATAAAATACTGACCTTATTCGTCACATAAGCCCCATTTAATCCATAAGAAGTTA
This sequence is a window from Maribacter aestuarii. Protein-coding genes within it:
- a CDS encoding GlxA family transcriptional regulator, with translation MSKSTNIHRIIVFLCPPKVHLLDISGSAHVFYEAMEMGAPIDILFAGINSDTDAISSAGLSFSKLVPFTEVSLTPNDFVIIPGSEDIFEIIAENKHLLDWLSNLNLEGVNLCSICIGSFWLAEAGILNNRKSTTHWKYFDEFTEKYPQVTLQKDKLFVIEENLYSSAGVSSGMDLSLHILEQLFGFDLSLKVSKEIVYFFRRAGGDPQLSTYLMYRNHIDTRVHDAQDFIMKNINTFFNIDDVADLVHMSKRNLSRRFKNSTGLTIGEYIGLIRVERASNLLEKRMKMEQITGECGLRSTNQLRTLLRKHHIIN
- a CDS encoding toxin-antitoxin system YwqK family antitoxin, which translates into the protein MKKIVFLVCLAHFAGYAQNDNITLPPESEMVSMNDASVKYGTHYGQQYFENASNEPYTGWLFARYDNGELESVQQFKDGIGNGIWINYNPDGSKESQGTYVNNKTEGPAKLFYEDGSVKGEGKYVHLKNKVGWWTFYDRKGNVVSKRFFTR